In the Mastomys coucha isolate ucsf_1 unplaced genomic scaffold, UCSF_Mcou_1 pScaffold18, whole genome shotgun sequence genome, one interval contains:
- the Lrrc47 gene encoding leucine-rich repeat-containing protein 47 isoform X2 produces MAAAAAVSEAWPELELAERERRRELLLTGPGLEERVKAAGGRLPPRLFTLPLLHYLEVSGCGSLRAPGPGLAQGLPQLHSLVLRRNALGPGLSPELGPLPALRVLDLSGNALETLPPGEGLGPADPPGLPQLQSLNLSGNRLRELPADLARCAPRLQSLNLTGNCLDAFPPELFRPGALPLLSELAAADNCLRELSPDIAHLASLKTLDLSNNQLTEIPAELADCPKLKEINFRGNRLRDKRLEKMVGGCQTKSILEYLRAGGRGGRSKGRQEGSEKEDRKKRRERKQRRESGEGEEDVADSARLMLKVLHVSENPTPLTVRTKLHDELCEKRTAATIATHDLQAVRGPLLYAARPPEDLKIVPLGRKEAKAKELVRQLQLEAEEQRKQKKRQSVSGLHRYLHLLDGKENYPCIVDAEGDVISFPPITNSEKTKIKKTTCNLFLEVTSATSLQLCKDIMDNLILRMAELSKSTSESKEEGMLSGTEADASCRLSDPNMNLSTGKDGQCPLVVEQVRVVDLEGSLKVVYPSKADLITLPPHVTVVR; encoded by the exons atggcggcggcggcggccgtgTCCGAG GCCTGGCCAGAGCTGGAGCTGGCAGAGCGCGAGCGGCGGCGCGAGCTGCTGCTGACTGGGCCCGGGCTGGAGGAGCGGGTGAAGGCGGCGGGCGGGCGGCTACCGCCTCGGCTCTTCACGCTGCCGCTGCTGCACTACCTCGAGGTGAGCGGCTGCGGCAGCCTGCGCGCGCCGGGGCCGGGCCTTGCGCAGGGCCTGCCGCAGCTGCACAGCCTGGTGCTGCGGCGCAACGCACTGGGTCCCGGCCTGAGCCCGGAGTTGGGGCCGCTGCCCGCGCTGCGCGTGCTCGACCTGTCAGGCAACGCGCTGGAGACGCTGCCGCCCGGCGAGGGCCTGGGCCCCGCCGATCCCCCTGGGCTGCCGCAGCTGCAGAGCCTCAACCTCAGCGGCAACCGCCTGCGCGAGCTGCCCGCCGACCTGGCACGCTGCGCCCCTCGCCTGCAGAGCCTCAACCTCACCGGCAACTGTCTGGACGCCTTCCCACCCGAGCTCTTCCGGCCAGGAGCTCTGCCTCTGCTCAGTGAGCTGGCAGCTGCGGATAACTGCCTGCGGGAGCTCAGCCCAGACATCGCGCACCTTGCTTCTCTCAAG ACATTGGACCTCTCCAACAACCAGCTGACAGAGATCCCTGCCGAACTGGCAGACTGCCCCAAGCTCAAAGAGATCAACTTTCGAGGGAACAGACTTCGAGACAAGCGCCTGGAGAAGATGGTGGGTGGCTGCCAGACCAAGTCCATCCTAGAGTATCTGCGTGCTGGTGGCCGCGGTGGTCGGAGCAAGGGCCGGCAAGAAGGCTCTGAgaaggaggacagaaagaagag gcGGGAGCGGAAACAGCGTCgggaaagtggggagggagaggaggacgTAGCAGACTCAGCCAGACTGATGCTCAAGGTCTTGCATGTCTCTGAGAACCCCACGCCTCTGACAGTCAGG ACAAAGCTCCACGATGAGCTCTGCGAGAAGAGGACAGCAGCGACCATCGCGACCCACGACCTCCAGGCTGTGCGTGGACCCCTGCTGTATGCAGCCCGGCCACCTGAGGACCTAAAG ATTGTACCCTTGGGACGGAAGGAGGCCAAGGCCAAGGAGCTGGTGCGGCAGCTGCAGCTGGAGGCCGAggaacagagaaagcagaagaagaggcagagcgTCTCAGGGCTGCACAG GTACCTTCACCTCCTGGATGGGAAGGAGAACTACCCCTGTATTGTGGATGCAGAGGGAGACGTGATTTCTTTCCCTCCTATAACAAACAGTGAGAAGACAAAG ATTAAGAAAACAACCTGCAACTTGTTCCTGGAAGTAACGAGTGCCACTAGCCTGCAGCTCTGTAAGGACATCATGGACAACCTCATCCTG agAATGGCAGAACTGAGCAAAAGCACATCAGAAAGTAAAGAGGAAGGCATGCTCTCGGGTACAGAAGCTGATGCTAGCTGTAGGCTTTCTGATCCCAACATGAATCTGAGCACTGGGAAGGATGGACAGTGCCCCCTGGTGGTGGAGCAGGTCCGAGTGGTGGACCTGGAAGGGAGCTTGAAGGTGGTGTACCCATCCAAGGCCGATCTGATCACCCTCCCTCCCCATGTGACTGTGGTTCGCTGA
- the Lrrc47 gene encoding leucine-rich repeat-containing protein 47 isoform X1, which produces MAAAAAVSEAWPELELAERERRRELLLTGPGLEERVKAAGGRLPPRLFTLPLLHYLEVSGCGSLRAPGPGLAQGLPQLHSLVLRRNALGPGLSPELGPLPALRVLDLSGNALETLPPGEGLGPADPPGLPQLQSLNLSGNRLRELPADLARCAPRLQSLNLTGNCLDAFPPELFRPGALPLLSELAAADNCLRELSPDIAHLASLKTLDLSNNQLTEIPAELADCPKLKEINFRGNRLRDKRLEKMVGGCQTKSILEYLRAGGRGGRSKGRQEGSEKEDRKKRRERKQRRESGEGEEDVADSARLMLKVLHVSENPTPLTVRVSPEVRDVRPYIVGAVVRGMDLQPGNALRRFLNSQTKLHDELCEKRTAATIATHDLQAVRGPLLYAARPPEDLKIVPLGRKEAKAKELVRQLQLEAEEQRKQKKRQSVSGLHRYLHLLDGKENYPCIVDAEGDVISFPPITNSEKTKIKKTTCNLFLEVTSATSLQLCKDIMDNLILRMAELSKSTSESKEEGMLSGTEADASCRLSDPNMNLSTGKDGQCPLVVEQVRVVDLEGSLKVVYPSKADLITLPPHVTVVR; this is translated from the exons atggcggcggcggcggccgtgTCCGAG GCCTGGCCAGAGCTGGAGCTGGCAGAGCGCGAGCGGCGGCGCGAGCTGCTGCTGACTGGGCCCGGGCTGGAGGAGCGGGTGAAGGCGGCGGGCGGGCGGCTACCGCCTCGGCTCTTCACGCTGCCGCTGCTGCACTACCTCGAGGTGAGCGGCTGCGGCAGCCTGCGCGCGCCGGGGCCGGGCCTTGCGCAGGGCCTGCCGCAGCTGCACAGCCTGGTGCTGCGGCGCAACGCACTGGGTCCCGGCCTGAGCCCGGAGTTGGGGCCGCTGCCCGCGCTGCGCGTGCTCGACCTGTCAGGCAACGCGCTGGAGACGCTGCCGCCCGGCGAGGGCCTGGGCCCCGCCGATCCCCCTGGGCTGCCGCAGCTGCAGAGCCTCAACCTCAGCGGCAACCGCCTGCGCGAGCTGCCCGCCGACCTGGCACGCTGCGCCCCTCGCCTGCAGAGCCTCAACCTCACCGGCAACTGTCTGGACGCCTTCCCACCCGAGCTCTTCCGGCCAGGAGCTCTGCCTCTGCTCAGTGAGCTGGCAGCTGCGGATAACTGCCTGCGGGAGCTCAGCCCAGACATCGCGCACCTTGCTTCTCTCAAG ACATTGGACCTCTCCAACAACCAGCTGACAGAGATCCCTGCCGAACTGGCAGACTGCCCCAAGCTCAAAGAGATCAACTTTCGAGGGAACAGACTTCGAGACAAGCGCCTGGAGAAGATGGTGGGTGGCTGCCAGACCAAGTCCATCCTAGAGTATCTGCGTGCTGGTGGCCGCGGTGGTCGGAGCAAGGGCCGGCAAGAAGGCTCTGAgaaggaggacagaaagaagag gcGGGAGCGGAAACAGCGTCgggaaagtggggagggagaggaggacgTAGCAGACTCAGCCAGACTGATGCTCAAGGTCTTGCATGTCTCTGAGAACCCCACGCCTCTGACAGTCAGGGTGAGCCCGGAGGTCAGGGATGTGCGCCCATACATCGTGGGGGCTGTTGTGAGAGGCATGGACCTGCAGCCAGGAAATGCACTCCGTCGCTTTCTCAACTCCCAG ACAAAGCTCCACGATGAGCTCTGCGAGAAGAGGACAGCAGCGACCATCGCGACCCACGACCTCCAGGCTGTGCGTGGACCCCTGCTGTATGCAGCCCGGCCACCTGAGGACCTAAAG ATTGTACCCTTGGGACGGAAGGAGGCCAAGGCCAAGGAGCTGGTGCGGCAGCTGCAGCTGGAGGCCGAggaacagagaaagcagaagaagaggcagagcgTCTCAGGGCTGCACAG GTACCTTCACCTCCTGGATGGGAAGGAGAACTACCCCTGTATTGTGGATGCAGAGGGAGACGTGATTTCTTTCCCTCCTATAACAAACAGTGAGAAGACAAAG ATTAAGAAAACAACCTGCAACTTGTTCCTGGAAGTAACGAGTGCCACTAGCCTGCAGCTCTGTAAGGACATCATGGACAACCTCATCCTG agAATGGCAGAACTGAGCAAAAGCACATCAGAAAGTAAAGAGGAAGGCATGCTCTCGGGTACAGAAGCTGATGCTAGCTGTAGGCTTTCTGATCCCAACATGAATCTGAGCACTGGGAAGGATGGACAGTGCCCCCTGGTGGTGGAGCAGGTCCGAGTGGTGGACCTGGAAGGGAGCTTGAAGGTGGTGTACCCATCCAAGGCCGATCTGATCACCCTCCCTCCCCATGTGACTGTGGTTCGCTGA
- the Smim1 gene encoding small integral membrane protein 1 isoform X1: MAPALLPPIRPSILRFWRHFLQPSGLLYVHQVHRADPPLTAASGFCVWSDTCLISTLKVVALPQAYSMQSQESGVHYSRWDSSSRDEVSVTAMSSSEEASCYRRISQKLCSGKLGIAMKVLGGVALFWIIFILGYITGYYVHKCK, encoded by the exons ATGGCGCCTGCCCTTCTTCCTCCCATTCGGCCGAGCATCCTGAGGTTCTGGAGACATTTCCTGCAGCCCAGTGGCCTGCTGTACGTTCATCAGGTCCACAGG GCAGACCCTCCCCTAACAgcagcttctggcttctgtgtctgGTCTGATACCTGCCTCATCTCCACTCTGAAAGTGGTAGCTCTACCCCAGGCCTACAGTATGCAGTCCCAGGAGAGTGGTGTTCACTACAGCAGGTGGGACAGCAGCAGCCGGGATGAAGTCAGCGTGACTGCCATGTCCAGCTCAGAGGAGGCCTCATGCTATAGGAG GATCTCCCAGAAGCTGTGCTCTGGCAAGCTGGGAATAGCCATGAAGGTGCTGGGTGGAGTGGCCCTCTTCTGGATCATCTTCATCTTGGGCTACATCACTGGCTACTACGTGCACAAGTGCAAATAA
- the Smim1 gene encoding small integral membrane protein 1 isoform X2: MQSQESGVHYSRWDSSSRDEVSVTAMSSSEEASCYRRISQKLCSGKLGIAMKVLGGVALFWIIFILGYITGYYVHKCK, translated from the exons ATGCAGTCCCAGGAGAGTGGTGTTCACTACAGCAGGTGGGACAGCAGCAGCCGGGATGAAGTCAGCGTGACTGCCATGTCCAGCTCAGAGGAGGCCTCATGCTATAGGAG GATCTCCCAGAAGCTGTGCTCTGGCAAGCTGGGAATAGCCATGAAGGTGCTGGGTGGAGTGGCCCTCTTCTGGATCATCTTCATCTTGGGCTACATCACTGGCTACTACGTGCACAAGTGCAAATAA